Proteins encoded together in one Peribacillus asahii window:
- a CDS encoding sensor domain-containing diguanylate cyclase codes for MKEQYLKEFFEKSPTAYSYHRAIMDERGIPCDYEFLAVNQTYETLMGVKASDVIGKSFYEAFPEGWEGESQWKETFNNAIMSQKATQFDMNHYSIQKWIRVKVFPLHEHIFGCIYVDVTKEYMLDKEIEGFLKVNLDMLCVATTDGQFLKINKQFEHVLGYTFEEMLGESFVSLVHTDDVPSTLAAMKDLEDQKEILSFVNRVRCKDGSYKYIDWRSQPNGKYIYASARDITEKRVAEKNLIQLNKTLQKKNKVLKNLAITDELTGLYNRHFIEQRIKEKFEHADASHEAVSIIIFDLDHFKRVNDTWGHPVGDEVLKHIAEITRSIIRKSDILARLGGEEFVILMRRSTIDDAVVVAEKIRTVIEDSGHSIAGKLTASFGVAQRREFESFYSLYRRADEALYRAKKGGRNRVVSSGT; via the coding sequence ATGAAAGAACAGTACCTTAAGGAGTTCTTTGAAAAATCACCAACAGCTTATTCATATCACAGGGCTATCATGGATGAACGGGGGATTCCTTGTGACTATGAATTTTTAGCAGTAAATCAGACATATGAAACTCTGATGGGGGTAAAAGCTTCAGATGTTATTGGTAAAAGCTTTTATGAAGCGTTCCCGGAAGGCTGGGAAGGCGAGTCCCAATGGAAGGAAACCTTTAATAATGCAATTATGAGTCAAAAAGCAACGCAGTTTGATATGAATCATTATTCGATTCAAAAGTGGATTCGAGTTAAGGTATTTCCGCTGCATGAGCATATTTTTGGCTGCATATATGTCGATGTTACGAAGGAATATATGTTGGATAAGGAAATCGAAGGCTTTCTAAAAGTAAATCTGGATATGCTTTGCGTTGCCACTACAGATGGACAGTTTCTGAAAATTAATAAACAATTTGAACATGTGCTAGGATATACATTTGAGGAAATGCTAGGTGAAAGCTTTGTTTCTCTCGTACATACGGATGATGTACCTTCGACTTTAGCTGCAATGAAGGACTTAGAAGATCAGAAAGAAATATTGAGTTTTGTAAATAGGGTTCGCTGCAAGGATGGTTCATACAAATATATTGATTGGCGCTCCCAGCCTAACGGTAAATATATCTATGCTTCTGCAAGAGATATTACAGAAAAACGCGTAGCAGAAAAGAATTTGATTCAACTGAATAAAACATTGCAGAAGAAAAATAAAGTATTAAAGAATCTTGCTATTACGGATGAGTTAACAGGCTTATATAACCGGCATTTTATTGAACAGAGAATAAAAGAGAAGTTTGAGCATGCAGATGCTAGTCATGAGGCGGTTTCTATAATCATTTTCGACTTGGATCATTTTAAGCGTGTAAATGATACTTGGGGACATCCTGTTGGAGATGAGGTATTGAAACATATTGCTGAAATAACACGCAGTATTATACGTAAATCCGATATTTTGGCTAGACTCGGTGGTGAAGAGTTTGTCATATTGATGCGGCGAAGTACCATTGATGATGCCGTTGTTGTGGCAGAAAAGATTCGGACAGTGATAGAAGATAGCGGGCATTCAATTGCTGGCAAACTCACAGCTAGTTTTGGAGTTGCCCAAAGAAGGGAATTTGAATCATTCTATAGTTTGTACAGAAGAGCAGATGAAGCTCTGTATCGTGCTAAAAAAGGCGGGCGAAATCGAGTGGTCAGTTCCGGAACATGA
- a CDS encoding C40 family peptidase has product MKKLKKSFIVAGTIIGTLVASTSAYANTYQVKSGDTLYKIAKVHNTTVQQLKTKNNLTSNLIRPGQVLQINESTSNKSTTSTKKHVVKLGDSLSGIAARYNTSLSKLLALNPEISNPNRIYVGQSIRVSGQASAAKATTASVSSSSSNTYKVKSGDTLSKIAKTHNTTVKALLSLNPSISNANAIRVGQSIKLSGKASSAVAKPQSTSTATTAAAEANQVLAAGAKYLGAKYVYGASTSRTDAFDCSSFTWRAFQAVGVTLPRTSSAQAQVGTPVSKSTLQKGDLVFFDTDYDGSINHVGIYAGNGQMLNASTSKGVSYANINSSYWEPRFVKAVRVLK; this is encoded by the coding sequence ATGAAGAAGTTAAAAAAATCTTTTATTGTCGCAGGAACTATTATTGGTACCCTAGTTGCCAGTACTTCTGCTTATGCTAATACATACCAAGTAAAATCAGGTGACACTTTATATAAAATTGCTAAAGTACATAATACAACTGTTCAACAATTAAAAACTAAAAACAATTTAACTAGTAATCTTATTAGACCTGGACAAGTTTTACAGATTAATGAATCTACTAGTAATAAGAGTACAACCTCAACAAAAAAACATGTGGTCAAACTAGGAGATTCACTTAGTGGCATCGCTGCACGATATAATACCTCTCTTAGCAAGTTACTTGCATTAAATCCTGAGATTTCTAATCCAAACCGTATCTATGTTGGTCAATCCATTCGTGTATCTGGACAAGCCTCTGCAGCTAAGGCTACTACGGCGTCTGTAAGCAGCAGTTCAAGTAATACATATAAAGTTAAATCAGGCGATACTCTCTCCAAAATCGCTAAAACACATAATACAACCGTAAAAGCTTTACTTTCTTTAAACCCAAGCATTTCAAATGCAAATGCCATTCGCGTTGGTCAATCTATTAAACTTTCTGGAAAAGCTTCATCAGCAGTAGCTAAACCACAGTCTACTTCAACTGCTACAACTGCTGCCGCTGAAGCAAATCAAGTATTAGCTGCTGGTGCAAAATATTTAGGGGCGAAGTATGTGTACGGTGCCAGCACCTCACGTACTGATGCTTTCGATTGTTCTTCATTCACATGGAGAGCATTCCAAGCTGTAGGTGTTACCTTACCTCGAACTTCATCAGCTCAAGCTCAAGTTGGGACACCTGTATCAAAAAGCACCTTACAAAAAGGAGATTTAGTATTTTTTGATACCGACTATGATGGTTCTATTAATCACGTAGGAATTTATGCCGGTAACGGACAGATGCTGAATGCTTCTACATCTAAAGGTGTATCTTATGCAAACATTAACAGTTCTTACTGGGAACCTCGTTTTGTAAAAGCTGTTCGTGTTCTTAAATAA
- a CDS encoding sensor histidine kinase: MNKKLYYAVVLIWTAVMIMGLLLDNPRLGGFDLGYILHSVLAIILFTCLWLYPKYRNHSFRIVIIIMASTFLYTVFFLYPGAWSTFIFLCLIPAISILFFDSKLFHFSLILNALLIIGTFSYIIGMDQSNQFSHIKGDLAGDAVNFIGSQVIIYLIYHVSYERIKKQQLYYEQLQHSERLKTTGQLAAAVAHEIRNPLTVVKGFLQLYSEKDCPVNKDIRETFTLMIDELNTAEEVISQFLTIAKPDKDKKLEIVNVHNVLQSVTDLLKSYGLLRDNKIDLQVDEDCYICANNIEYKQLMINIIKNALEASKIGDSVIVKAKSKNQFVEMKVIDYGDGMSEEEIKPLGTPFYSLKSNGTGLGLMICYHIIEKYNGSIDFQSSKGQGTTVTICFPSKNCELIQID; this comes from the coding sequence TTATTGGATAATCCACGCTTGGGTGGATTTGATTTAGGTTACATCTTACATAGTGTTCTTGCTATCATTCTATTTACATGTTTATGGCTTTATCCGAAGTATAGAAATCATAGTTTTAGAATTGTTATTATTATCATGGCATCCACTTTCCTGTATACCGTTTTCTTTTTATATCCAGGCGCTTGGTCTACTTTTATTTTCCTATGCCTTATTCCTGCTATTTCTATTTTATTTTTTGATTCAAAGTTGTTTCATTTTTCCTTAATCTTAAACGCACTCTTAATAATAGGTACATTTAGTTATATTATAGGAATGGATCAAAGCAATCAGTTTTCTCATATAAAAGGGGATTTAGCAGGTGATGCTGTCAACTTTATAGGAAGTCAAGTCATTATCTATCTCATTTATCATGTATCGTACGAACGTATAAAAAAACAGCAATTATATTATGAACAATTACAACATTCAGAACGATTAAAGACAACAGGACAATTAGCAGCGGCTGTTGCACACGAAATTAGAAATCCTTTGACAGTTGTTAAAGGGTTTTTGCAGCTCTACAGTGAAAAAGATTGTCCAGTTAATAAGGATATAAGAGAAACGTTTACTCTAATGATTGACGAATTAAATACGGCCGAAGAAGTTATTTCTCAATTTTTAACGATTGCAAAGCCAGATAAAGATAAAAAACTGGAAATCGTAAATGTTCATAACGTTCTTCAAAGTGTAACAGATTTACTTAAATCATATGGGCTTTTACGTGATAATAAGATTGATTTACAAGTAGATGAAGATTGTTATATCTGCGCTAACAACATAGAGTATAAACAATTAATGATCAATATCATTAAAAATGCCCTTGAGGCTTCCAAAATTGGGGATTCCGTTATTGTTAAGGCAAAAAGTAAAAATCAATTCGTAGAAATGAAAGTAATCGATTATGGTGACGGAATGTCAGAAGAGGAAATAAAGCCTCTTGGCACTCCTTTTTATTCTTTAAAAAGCAATGGGACAGGATTAGGTTTAATGATTTGCTACCATATAATAGAGAAATATAATGGAAGCATTGATTTCCAAAGCTCAAAAGGGCAAGGGACAACCGTTACAATCTGCTTTCCCTCAAAAAATTGTGAGCTTATCCAGATTGACTAA